The following coding sequences lie in one Aquabacterium sp. A3 genomic window:
- a CDS encoding copper-binding protein produces MNAIAKFLAVSACAIGIASPLASFAQAAMDHSKMESAQAPAMTDGEIKKIDQTNGKVTIKHGDIKHLDMPGMTMVFTAKDKSILSNLRPGDQVKFMVLSEGGKMIVTEIKNAP; encoded by the coding sequence ATGAACGCCATTGCTAAGTTTTTAGCCGTATCGGCTTGTGCCATCGGCATCGCTTCTCCACTTGCTTCATTCGCTCAAGCTGCCATGGACCATTCGAAGATGGAGTCCGCGCAGGCTCCCGCAATGACCGACGGCGAGATCAAGAAAATTGATCAGACCAACGGCAAAGTCACCATCAAGCATGGTGACATCAAGCACCTGGACATGCCAGGCATGACCATGGTGTTTACCGCCAAAGACAAGAGCATCTTGTCCAATCTCAGGCCTGGTGATCAGGTGAAATTCATGGTCCTCAGCGAGGGTGGGAAGATGATCGTGACGGAAATAAAAAATGCGCCCTGA
- a CDS encoding DUF411 domain-containing protein yields MRDQSVSPLRSRRKVLMAALSLACTPTIWAASETAERTPIKVWKDPNCGCCKLWVSHLEHNGFVVTVVDEGNKAARAALGMPERQASCHTAVVSGYVIEGHVPARDIRRLLKDRPHALGLAVPGMPVGSPGMDGPDFDGHRDPYQVLLIRKDGSVLVFNSYS; encoded by the coding sequence ATGCGAGACCAATCTGTGTCTCCATTGCGCTCTAGGCGCAAAGTGCTGATGGCGGCCTTGTCATTGGCATGTACGCCGACGATTTGGGCGGCCTCAGAGACTGCGGAGCGAACACCAATCAAGGTGTGGAAAGATCCCAACTGCGGCTGTTGCAAGCTGTGGGTCTCGCACCTTGAGCACAATGGCTTCGTCGTCACCGTGGTGGATGAGGGCAACAAGGCCGCGCGTGCCGCCCTTGGGATGCCGGAGCGGCAGGCATCCTGTCACACGGCTGTGGTGTCCGGCTATGTGATCGAGGGGCACGTCCCTGCGCGCGATATCCGCCGGTTGCTCAAAGACAGGCCACATGCCCTGGGTTTGGCTGTGCCTGGCATGCCTGTCGGATCTCCTGGGATGGATGGGCCTGACTTTGATGGTCACCGCGATCCATACCAAGTGCTGCTGATCCGCAAAGACGGATCGGTTCTGGTTTTTAACTCTTACTCATGA
- a CDS encoding cupredoxin domain-containing protein, protein MMNKRRFATHFIAATCLTLSASAFAGGDHAHDHGAGTQAAEETAIGKPGRASKVTRTIKVSMSDKMRFEPASIQVKQGETVRFVVRNAGQIKHEMNLGTEKELLEHLEVMKKFPNMEHDEPNKVTIAPGQQGEIVWQFTKAGTVNFACLVPGHYEAGMKGKVQVSKK, encoded by the coding sequence ATGATGAACAAACGTCGATTCGCCACCCACTTCATTGCTGCAACTTGCTTGACGCTGTCCGCTTCCGCATTTGCTGGGGGAGACCATGCGCATGACCATGGTGCAGGAACCCAGGCCGCTGAAGAAACCGCCATCGGCAAGCCTGGTCGGGCATCGAAAGTCACCAGAACGATCAAGGTTTCGATGAGCGACAAGATGCGATTTGAACCTGCATCGATTCAAGTCAAGCAGGGCGAAACAGTGCGCTTCGTCGTCAGAAACGCAGGCCAGATCAAGCACGAGATGAACCTGGGGACCGAAAAGGAACTTTTGGAGCATTTGGAGGTGATGAAGAAGTTCCCGAACATGGAGCACGACGAGCCCAACAAGGTGACCATTGCGCCTGGGCAGCAAGGTGAAATCGTCTGGCAGTTCACTAAAGCCGGGACAGTGAATTTCGCGTGCTTGGTTCCTGGTCACTACGAGGCGGGCATGAAGGGCAAGGTCCAGGTTTCGAAGAAATGA
- a CDS encoding multicopper oxidase family protein, which yields MSSRRDFFRMAGIAGGAVAASAVSRVAMAALPEPVIQTSSDTMAPLVPETGRAYNPVVTLNGWTLPWRMNQGVKEFHLVAEPVVREMAPGFKAHLWGYNGQSPGPTIEVVEGDRVRLYVTNRLPEHTSIHWHGQRLPNGMDGVAGLNQPAIPVGKTYVYEFVARRPGTFMYHPHADEMTQMAMGMMGFWVTHPKNKHPLIDEVNRDFCFLLNAFDIDPGSYTPKTMTMLDFNLWAWNSRIFPGVDSLNVRLNDKVRIRVGNLTMTNHPIHLHGHEFLVTGTDGGPTPKSTRWYEVTTDVAVGQMRQIEFLADEEGDWAFHCHKSHHTMNAMGHDVPNLIGVDHRGVAKKIKGLLPEYMVMGERGMADMTEMEMPIPDNTVPMMTGEGPFGSVEMGGMFSVLKVRKNQKHGDYKDPGWFKHPAGTVAHEYTGPLSEPARFKSEGGQSMPRAKKPDKAVEVRARKPTSHSDH from the coding sequence ATGTCGTCAAGAAGAGATTTTTTCAGGATGGCTGGCATTGCTGGTGGCGCCGTGGCAGCCAGTGCCGTCAGTCGCGTGGCGATGGCCGCGTTGCCTGAGCCGGTGATTCAGACCAGTTCGGACACCATGGCTCCTCTCGTTCCTGAAACAGGGCGTGCTTACAACCCTGTGGTGACCTTGAATGGCTGGACTTTGCCTTGGCGGATGAACCAAGGCGTCAAGGAGTTCCATTTGGTTGCCGAGCCCGTGGTGAGGGAGATGGCGCCAGGCTTCAAGGCGCACCTGTGGGGGTACAACGGGCAAAGCCCTGGGCCCACCATCGAGGTGGTTGAAGGCGACCGTGTTCGGCTTTATGTCACCAATCGGTTGCCTGAGCACACGAGCATCCATTGGCATGGACAGCGGCTGCCCAACGGCATGGACGGTGTGGCCGGTTTGAATCAGCCCGCCATTCCTGTGGGGAAGACCTACGTTTACGAGTTCGTGGCACGTCGTCCAGGAACGTTCATGTATCACCCCCATGCCGACGAAATGACACAGATGGCCATGGGCATGATGGGGTTTTGGGTCACGCACCCGAAGAACAAGCACCCGTTGATCGATGAGGTCAACAGAGACTTCTGCTTCTTGCTCAATGCTTTTGACATCGATCCGGGCAGTTACACCCCCAAGACGATGACCATGCTTGACTTCAATCTGTGGGCGTGGAACAGCCGCATCTTTCCCGGGGTCGACTCGCTCAACGTTCGACTCAACGACAAAGTGCGCATCCGGGTTGGCAATCTCACGATGACGAACCACCCCATCCATTTGCATGGACATGAATTCTTGGTGACAGGCACCGATGGTGGCCCGACGCCGAAGAGCACTCGCTGGTACGAGGTGACCACCGACGTTGCCGTTGGGCAAATGCGGCAGATCGAGTTTTTGGCCGATGAGGAGGGGGACTGGGCTTTTCACTGCCACAAGAGCCATCACACCATGAACGCCATGGGGCATGACGTTCCAAATCTGATTGGTGTGGATCACCGTGGCGTTGCCAAAAAGATCAAGGGCCTTTTGCCTGAGTACATGGTCATGGGCGAGCGTGGGATGGCCGACATGACCGAGATGGAAATGCCGATACCTGACAACACGGTACCCATGATGACTGGCGAAGGGCCTTTTGGCTCGGTCGAGATGGGCGGCATGTTCAGTGTGCTCAAGGTTCGCAAGAACCAAAAGCATGGCGATTACAAGGACCCTGGTTGGTTCAAGCATCCTGCAGGCACCGTGGCACATGAATATACCGGCCCCTTGAGTGAGCCTGCCAGATTCAAGTCTGAAGGTGGGCAATCTATGCCCCGGGCCAAGAAGCCTGACAAGGCTGTCGAGGTGCGAGCCCGCAAGCCGACGTCTCACAGCGATCACTGA
- a CDS encoding TolC family protein — MKRLFNRVPLRAGVAAIGLGVLSGCASIDIGQSVKRINDETSGFTQGNLSLATNDSEKTKLRGRAHSLLEKPLSQSQAVELALVNSPSMQALLAQSWAEAAQTAQSGRIANPVFSFERLRAGDELELGRALSFGLLDLISLPWRQSAASRRIEQAQVKLAADVVDQVTLVRQAWVRAVAAQQTLKYAEQVYEASQASAELAQRMQAVGNFNRVSRARQQAFYADAATRLASVSHLNTAAREELVRLLGLNDAQVDQLRLPDRLPDLPKEPVNPKAFSAQASQSRLDIRLAQSNFDAYAKAQGLELVNSFTDIELTARRNTKFDNAAGTSSTARGYELALRLPIFDWGGMQRDAFNARTLAAANQLEAVIRSAGSNLRESYSAYRAAHDVARHYRDEVLPLRKVISDENQLRYNGMLIGVFELLADYRDQVETVIAAIDAEQQFWLADAAMQASLIGRPTSTTLSVGGAAPSAGGGH; from the coding sequence ATGAAAAGGCTGTTCAATCGAGTACCGCTGAGAGCGGGTGTCGCTGCGATCGGTTTGGGTGTTCTCTCGGGTTGTGCGAGCATCGACATTGGTCAATCGGTCAAGCGCATCAACGACGAAACCTCGGGCTTCACGCAGGGGAATCTGTCGCTGGCGACGAACGATTCTGAAAAGACAAAACTCCGCGGACGAGCCCACTCTCTGTTGGAAAAGCCTTTGAGCCAGTCGCAAGCAGTGGAGCTGGCGTTGGTCAATAGCCCTTCCATGCAAGCCCTTCTGGCGCAGAGTTGGGCTGAAGCAGCTCAGACGGCTCAGTCAGGCCGTATCGCCAATCCGGTGTTCAGTTTTGAGCGCTTGCGCGCTGGCGATGAGCTGGAGTTGGGGCGCGCTTTGTCCTTTGGCTTGCTTGATCTCATCTCTCTACCTTGGCGACAGAGTGCTGCCAGCCGACGAATCGAACAAGCACAGGTAAAGCTGGCTGCAGACGTTGTGGACCAAGTGACCTTGGTCCGCCAGGCTTGGGTCCGTGCTGTGGCCGCTCAACAGACGCTCAAGTATGCCGAACAGGTCTATGAGGCATCCCAAGCAAGCGCAGAACTGGCGCAGCGTATGCAAGCGGTCGGCAACTTCAACCGAGTTTCGCGCGCCAGGCAACAGGCCTTTTATGCCGACGCAGCAACCCGGTTGGCCTCTGTAAGCCATCTGAACACGGCGGCCAGAGAGGAGTTGGTACGTCTGCTTGGTTTGAACGATGCCCAAGTCGATCAACTGAGGCTTCCAGATCGTCTCCCCGACTTACCCAAGGAACCGGTGAATCCGAAGGCATTCAGTGCGCAGGCGTCTCAATCTCGACTGGATATTCGCTTGGCCCAGAGCAATTTCGATGCGTATGCCAAGGCTCAGGGTCTTGAACTGGTGAACTCGTTTACCGACATCGAGTTGACCGCCCGCAGGAACACCAAATTTGATAACGCAGCGGGAACAAGTTCCACTGCCAGAGGTTATGAGTTGGCCTTGCGACTGCCAATTTTTGACTGGGGCGGTATGCAGCGCGACGCCTTCAATGCGCGTACTTTGGCTGCGGCCAATCAGCTTGAGGCCGTCATACGCTCAGCAGGCTCCAACCTGCGAGAGAGCTATTCGGCTTATCGAGCTGCTCATGACGTCGCCAGGCATTACAGAGACGAGGTTCTGCCTTTGCGCAAGGTCATCTCGGATGAGAACCAGCTTCGCTACAACGGCATGCTCATCGGTGTATTCGAGTTGCTGGCCGACTACCGGGATCAAGTGGAAACTGTGATTGCCGCCATCGATGCTGAACAACAGTTCTGGTTGGCCGACGCCGCGATGCAGGCATCGCTGATCGGGCGCCCCACCAGTACCACCTTGTCCGTCGGCGGCGCAGCTCCCAGCGCCGGTGGCGGTCATTGA
- a CDS encoding heavy metal response regulator transcription factor has protein sequence MRILIVEDEPKTGEYLRQGLSEAGFVVDLATNGPDGIHLAKHGAHDLVILDVMLPGLNGWQVLSTLRQQGLEMPVLFLTARDQVEDRVKGLELGADDYLIKPFSFAELLARVRIILRRGRQHGDGPTLCVADLEMDLLRRRVTRGGVRIDLTAKEFGLLELLMRRQGEVLPRSLIASQVWDMNFDSDTNVIEVAIRRLRVKIDEGQNMKLIQTVRGMGYVLEEPGRSAQ, from the coding sequence GTGCGCATCTTGATCGTAGAAGACGAACCAAAGACCGGGGAGTACCTGCGCCAAGGGCTCAGCGAAGCAGGGTTTGTTGTCGATCTGGCGACCAACGGCCCCGACGGGATTCACCTCGCCAAACACGGTGCGCACGATCTGGTGATCCTGGACGTCATGCTGCCAGGTCTCAACGGGTGGCAAGTGCTGAGCACCTTGCGTCAGCAAGGCCTGGAAATGCCTGTCTTATTTTTGACAGCCCGCGATCAAGTCGAGGATCGTGTCAAAGGGCTGGAGTTGGGCGCCGATGATTACCTCATCAAACCGTTCTCGTTCGCGGAGTTGCTGGCGCGGGTTCGAATCATCCTGCGCAGGGGGCGGCAGCATGGTGACGGCCCAACGTTGTGCGTTGCTGATCTTGAGATGGATCTCTTGCGACGACGCGTGACCAGAGGTGGCGTGAGGATCGACTTGACGGCCAAAGAGTTCGGTCTTCTGGAGCTACTGATGCGGCGACAAGGTGAGGTGCTGCCGCGTTCTCTCATCGCATCGCAAGTGTGGGACATGAACTTCGACAGCGATACCAACGTGATCGAGGTGGCTATTCGACGCCTGAGGGTCAAAATCGACGAAGGCCAAAACATGAAGTTGATTCAAACAGTACGAGGAATGGGGTACGTTCTCGAAGAGCCTGGAAGGTCTGCTCAGTGA
- a CDS encoding heavy metal sensor histidine kinase, with protein sequence MKIERLKALSLTARLTLFFTLTSVCIVLGLGSLLMYAADQHFIDLDRFTLSDKQLLIKDILTKSRSQDDARKRLSEALNHHHGMYISAKGIDGSTLYSSDRFSPPGQVAPGLSQPDEQVIQRWQSQGREYRSLRMQQSPGYDPTNALDVVVAIDTKHHDEFIAQLGRTLAIYTVLAMIASGMFSWFAAHQGLAPLRAMKSRAATVSGRQLDERMPVGSVPIEMADLAKELNSMLDRLQSDFQRLSDFSSDLAHELRTPISNLMTQTQVVLSSQRDTETYRDTLASNVEEFQRLARMVSDMLFLAKTERSFAIPQKEHFQASSEIQKLVEFYDAVAEEKFIRINVVGDDLITGDRLMFRRAVSNLLSNALRHTPSSGDVCISVRKAEPYIEVAVANSGEDIDPKVLPRLFDRFFRADPARAHPSSDGAGLGLSITRAIVEAHSGKVAVTSEHGRTCFTLSFPVGDRANPTHA encoded by the coding sequence GTGAAGATCGAACGACTGAAGGCGTTGTCACTGACCGCTCGCTTGACATTGTTCTTCACCTTGACGTCCGTGTGCATTGTGCTGGGCTTGGGCAGCCTGCTTATGTACGCTGCAGACCAGCATTTCATCGATTTGGACCGCTTCACCCTCAGTGACAAGCAACTCCTCATCAAGGACATCCTAACGAAGTCGCGCTCTCAAGATGACGCCCGCAAAAGATTGAGCGAGGCCTTGAATCACCACCACGGCATGTACATCTCTGCCAAAGGCATTGACGGATCAACACTCTACAGTTCAGATCGGTTTTCTCCGCCTGGGCAAGTGGCGCCGGGGTTGAGCCAGCCTGACGAGCAGGTGATTCAAAGGTGGCAGAGTCAAGGGCGGGAATACCGGTCGCTTCGCATGCAGCAAAGCCCTGGATACGACCCCACCAACGCCCTTGACGTTGTTGTGGCCATTGACACGAAACACCACGACGAATTCATCGCCCAACTCGGCCGAACCTTGGCGATTTACACGGTACTTGCGATGATCGCCAGCGGCATGTTCAGTTGGTTTGCTGCCCACCAGGGTCTTGCTCCGTTGAGGGCGATGAAATCGCGTGCTGCGACAGTTTCCGGGAGGCAACTTGACGAGCGGATGCCTGTCGGCTCAGTTCCCATTGAGATGGCCGATCTGGCAAAGGAACTCAACAGCATGTTGGACAGGCTGCAAAGTGATTTTCAGCGTTTGTCAGATTTCTCCTCTGATCTGGCGCATGAACTGCGCACACCTATCAGCAACTTGATGACGCAAACACAGGTTGTCCTGTCATCGCAACGTGACACGGAGACCTATCGAGATACCCTGGCATCTAACGTCGAGGAGTTTCAGCGCTTGGCCAGAATGGTGTCAGACATGCTTTTTCTGGCCAAGACTGAACGCAGCTTTGCCATACCTCAAAAGGAGCATTTTCAAGCGTCATCAGAAATCCAGAAACTCGTAGAGTTTTACGATGCCGTCGCGGAAGAAAAATTTATCCGCATCAACGTTGTGGGCGATGACCTGATCACAGGTGACAGGCTGATGTTCAGGAGGGCCGTCAGCAATCTGCTGTCAAATGCCCTTCGCCACACACCGAGCAGCGGAGACGTTTGCATCTCCGTGCGAAAAGCAGAGCCCTATATCGAGGTGGCTGTTGCCAATTCGGGCGAAGACATCGACCCCAAGGTTTTACCAAGGTTGTTCGATCGATTCTTCCGTGCAGACCCCGCTCGGGCTCACCCATCCAGCGACGGCGCAGGGCTGGGACTGTCCATCACGCGCGCCATTGTCGAAGCCCACAGCGGAAAAGTCGCCGTCACCTCAGAGCACGGGCGCACCTGCTTCACGCTGAGTTTCCCGGTGGGCGACAGGGCGAACCCGACCCACGCCTGA
- a CDS encoding DUF2933 domain-containing protein has protein sequence MVGAILAFFVLREHWSHVVGKLPYLLLLACPLMHLFGHGHGGHGGQKHGSDTPQKSADSGKTTR, from the coding sequence ATGGTCGGCGCCATTCTGGCGTTCTTCGTATTGCGAGAGCACTGGTCGCATGTCGTGGGTAAGCTGCCCTATCTGTTGCTATTGGCATGCCCACTGATGCACCTGTTCGGGCATGGACATGGCGGTCACGGAGGGCAAAAGCACGGGTCTGACACGCCACAGAAATCGGCAGATTCTGGCAAGACAACCCGATGA
- a CDS encoding heavy metal translocating P-type ATPase has translation MNENHSHHHSPSDSTALLDDEVKDPVCGMTIRQQSALTESYAGKMFFFCSERCKAKFLSSPDRFVLPNEAQQAEATPPQLPASEQLTGATYTCPMHPEVRQDHPGNCPKCGMTLEPLLPILDDDNPELRDFQQRFWWTLPLTAVVFVLAMFGHNLGLMDMTVQSWVELILATPIVLWGGWPFFYRGWLSVVHRSPNMWTLIGLGTGAAYWYSVVATAAPQVFPASFMAMGRVAVYFEAAAVIISLTLLGQVLELKARSQTSAAIKSLLGLAPKTARRLKPDGTEEDVPLSHVHVGDRLRVRPGEKVPVDGVVEEGTSAVDESMLTGEPIPVSKRLGDKVIGATLNTNGALIMRSERVGSETMLSQIVQLVAQAQRSKAPMQRMADVVAGYFVMAVISIALLTFFGWGFFGPDPSWVYGLINAVSVLIIACPCALGLATPMSIMVATGKGATQGVLFRDAAAIERMRQVNALIVDKTGTLTEGKPAYDRAVAAPGWDATEVLRLAASLDQGSEHPLADAIVRAAREQGLLLDKPINFESGTGIGVQGEVDGHRLALGNTTLMQQIGAPVEKLVPQAEALRAEGASVMYLAVNGQIAGLLAVSDPIKSSTPEALTVLREAGIRIVMATGDGQTTAKAVGARLGIDEVHGEVKPADKLLLVERLQKEGCVVAMAGDGINDAPALARADVGVAMGTGTDVAMNSAQITLVKGDLRGIATARMLSMATVANMKQNLAFAFFYNALGIPIAAGLLYPLTGWLLSPLIAALAMSLSSVSVIGNALRLQRFKKK, from the coding sequence GTGAATGAAAATCACAGCCATCACCACTCACCAAGCGATAGCACCGCATTGCTTGACGACGAAGTCAAGGATCCAGTTTGTGGCATGACGATCAGGCAGCAATCGGCACTGACCGAGAGCTACGCAGGCAAGATGTTCTTCTTCTGTAGCGAACGCTGCAAAGCCAAATTCCTCTCAAGCCCAGATCGGTTCGTCTTGCCAAACGAGGCGCAGCAGGCTGAAGCAACACCTCCTCAGTTACCAGCCTCGGAGCAACTCACAGGCGCCACCTATACCTGCCCCATGCACCCGGAGGTTCGTCAGGACCACCCGGGAAACTGCCCCAAGTGCGGCATGACGCTGGAGCCCTTGCTTCCCATCCTGGATGACGACAACCCTGAATTGCGTGACTTTCAGCAGCGCTTTTGGTGGACGCTTCCACTAACTGCCGTCGTATTCGTGCTGGCAATGTTCGGACACAACCTGGGGCTGATGGACATGACCGTCCAAAGCTGGGTGGAACTGATCCTGGCCACACCCATCGTGCTATGGGGCGGTTGGCCCTTCTTCTATCGGGGCTGGCTATCGGTGGTGCATCGCAGCCCCAACATGTGGACACTGATCGGCCTGGGCACTGGTGCGGCGTACTGGTACAGCGTCGTGGCCACCGCTGCGCCACAGGTCTTTCCTGCTTCTTTCATGGCGATGGGGCGTGTGGCGGTTTACTTTGAAGCCGCTGCCGTGATCATTTCTCTGACGCTGCTTGGACAGGTGCTTGAACTGAAAGCGCGCTCTCAAACGTCAGCTGCCATCAAGTCGCTCCTGGGTTTGGCGCCCAAGACAGCCAGGAGGCTAAAGCCTGACGGAACCGAAGAAGATGTACCGTTGTCCCATGTCCACGTGGGAGACCGCTTGCGCGTAAGGCCCGGAGAGAAGGTTCCTGTGGACGGCGTCGTGGAGGAAGGCACGAGTGCCGTGGACGAATCCATGCTGACTGGTGAGCCCATTCCCGTGAGCAAACGATTAGGCGACAAGGTAATAGGCGCGACGCTCAATACCAACGGTGCGCTGATCATGCGCTCGGAGCGAGTTGGATCGGAGACCATGCTGTCGCAGATCGTGCAATTGGTGGCCCAGGCGCAGCGCTCCAAGGCCCCCATGCAACGCATGGCCGATGTCGTAGCCGGTTACTTCGTGATGGCCGTGATCAGCATTGCCCTCTTGACATTCTTTGGCTGGGGATTCTTCGGGCCTGATCCGAGCTGGGTGTACGGCCTGATCAACGCGGTATCTGTGCTGATCATCGCCTGCCCTTGTGCGCTGGGCTTGGCCACGCCCATGTCCATCATGGTAGCCACCGGAAAGGGAGCCACGCAAGGTGTGTTGTTCAGGGATGCTGCGGCCATCGAACGCATGCGTCAGGTCAATGCATTGATCGTGGACAAGACGGGTACGCTCACAGAAGGCAAGCCAGCCTACGACCGCGCAGTGGCAGCGCCTGGCTGGGACGCCACCGAAGTATTGAGGTTGGCAGCAAGCCTCGATCAAGGTAGCGAGCATCCACTTGCCGATGCCATCGTTCGAGCGGCTCGTGAACAGGGCCTGCTCTTGGACAAGCCGATCAATTTTGAATCTGGCACAGGCATTGGCGTACAAGGGGAGGTAGATGGTCATCGCTTGGCGCTGGGCAACACCACCCTCATGCAACAGATCGGGGCTCCCGTAGAGAAACTTGTGCCGCAGGCAGAAGCGTTGCGCGCGGAGGGCGCCAGCGTCATGTACCTGGCTGTCAATGGCCAGATTGCCGGCTTACTGGCTGTCTCTGACCCCATCAAATCAAGCACTCCTGAGGCACTGACCGTCCTTAGGGAGGCAGGTATCCGAATAGTGATGGCCACAGGCGACGGACAGACCACAGCAAAAGCGGTCGGCGCACGGCTGGGTATCGATGAGGTTCATGGCGAGGTCAAGCCCGCAGACAAACTCTTGCTGGTCGAGCGCCTGCAGAAAGAGGGGTGCGTGGTGGCCATGGCGGGCGACGGCATCAACGATGCACCCGCGCTCGCTCGCGCGGATGTGGGTGTCGCGATGGGAACGGGTACAGATGTGGCCATGAACAGCGCCCAGATCACCCTGGTCAAAGGCGACCTTAGAGGGATTGCCACGGCGCGCATGCTATCCATGGCGACCGTGGCCAACATGAAGCAAAACCTGGCTTTCGCGTTCTTCTACAACGCCTTGGGCATTCCCATCGCAGCGGGTTTGCTGTATCCCCTGACCGGGTGGCTGCTGTCCCCATTGATTGCGGCTCTGGCCATGAGTCTGAGCTCCGTGTCGGTGATTGGCAATGCCCTTCGGCTACAGCGCTTCAAGAAAAAGTGA
- a CDS encoding DMT family transporter: MSALLAALLFGVSAPLAKVLLAQTSPWLLAALLYLGSGMGLWVVRRIQRVPPVTLAWREWGWLAGAIVTGGIAAPVLLMTGLAGMSASQSSLLLNAESVLTAVLAWVVFKENVDRRIALGMAAIVAGALVLSWPGAAEHVATSTLWPSLAVLGACLGWAVDNNLTRKVALNDAGFIAMAKGLSAGSTNLVLAVALGAGWPGWETTLSAGLLGFISYGASLTLFVLALRHLGASRTGAYFSVAPFFGALVSVLLLHEPVTVQLLVAAALMAWGVWLHLSEDHAHEHSHEALEHAHEHVHDAHHQHEHAGPVVPGVPHKHLHRHLPMSHSHAHFPDAHHRHGH; the protein is encoded by the coding sequence ATGTCCGCGTTGTTGGCCGCATTGTTGTTCGGTGTGAGCGCGCCGCTTGCTAAGGTTCTGCTCGCTCAGACCAGCCCATGGCTGCTGGCGGCGCTGTTGTACCTGGGATCCGGAATGGGTTTGTGGGTGGTGCGTCGCATTCAGCGTGTACCTCCGGTGACCCTGGCCTGGCGCGAATGGGGGTGGCTGGCAGGCGCCATCGTGACGGGCGGCATCGCAGCGCCTGTCTTGTTGATGACGGGGCTGGCTGGCATGTCGGCGTCTCAGTCGTCCTTGCTGCTCAATGCGGAGAGTGTGCTGACTGCCGTGCTGGCCTGGGTGGTGTTCAAGGAAAACGTGGACCGGCGCATCGCGCTGGGCATGGCCGCCATCGTGGCCGGTGCCCTGGTACTGAGTTGGCCAGGTGCTGCTGAGCACGTAGCCACTTCGACACTCTGGCCATCTTTGGCGGTGCTGGGGGCATGTTTGGGTTGGGCGGTGGACAACAACCTGACGCGCAAAGTGGCCTTGAACGACGCGGGCTTCATCGCCATGGCCAAAGGATTGAGCGCGGGCAGCACCAACCTGGTCTTGGCCGTGGCGCTGGGCGCGGGGTGGCCCGGTTGGGAGACCACATTGTCTGCGGGCTTGCTCGGGTTTATCAGCTACGGCGCCAGCCTGACCTTGTTCGTCCTGGCGCTGCGGCATCTGGGTGCCTCGCGTACAGGGGCCTACTTCTCCGTTGCACCGTTCTTTGGCGCGCTGGTGTCTGTGCTGCTTCTCCACGAGCCTGTCACGGTTCAGTTGCTGGTCGCTGCGGCCTTGATGGCTTGGGGTGTCTGGCTGCACTTGTCGGAGGACCATGCTCACGAGCATTCGCATGAGGCCCTGGAACACGCGCATGAGCATGTTCACGATGCGCACCATCAACATGAGCACGCTGGCCCTGTCGTGCCGGGTGTGCCGCACAAGCACCTTCATCGCCATTTGCCTATGAGCCACAGCCACGCGCATTTCCCGGATGCGCACCATCGACACGGCCACTGA